Within Zootoca vivipara chromosome 10, rZooViv1.1, whole genome shotgun sequence, the genomic segment AAAGTGCTTAGCGTGGCAACTACTGCCATTATTCCACAAAGAAAGTCGCTCCTTGGTTCAGCAATGGAATCCTCcgttagattttaacccttgctggatccaggacttTCCGCCTGCAACTAAAAATAGTaagaatagtaatagtaataaaagcAATGCATCTTCTACAAACAACTACACTTTATTGCAGATAAACACAACCGGAAGCTTCCCCCTGTTTAGTGCGGGGAGGGGAATGCAATGAAACTTTAAGGAAACCAGCTTTTCCCCAGCAAAATCTCCTGTCagaggtcttgaaagatctacattggctcccagtacgtttccgagcacaattcaaagtgttggtgctgacctttcaagccctaaatggcctcggtccagtatacctgaaggagcgtcttcacccccatcgttctgcccagacactgaggtccagcgccgagggccttctggcggttccctcgctgcgagaagccaagttgcagggaaccaggcagagggccttctcggtggtggcgcccgccctgtggaacgccctcccaccagatgtcaaagagaaaaacagctaccagatttttagaagacatctgaaggcagccctgttcagggaggcttttaatgtttaatcgattattttatttttctgttggaagccgcccagagtggctggtgaagcccagccagatgggcggggtataaataataaattattatcatcatcatcatcatcatcatcatggggcTCAGAGGCTGCAGGAAGAGCCAAAACTGGAAGGAAAGAGCCACAACCCCCTGCCTCTTCGcaaatgtgtgtgtatgaagGTCTTTCACTGCTGGGCCCTGCCACTCTTTTGCCTCCTAACCTGAAGCCCCGTTTCTTCAAGGAAGCTGTAGACAGCTCTTGCTTGGTCCATTTCTCCATCCTCCCTGAACATACTTGCCAGCTTCTTCAGGCGAATTTCCAGCTGCTTCCTCTCAAATGCATGGTCTCCGGGGATCCTGGCAGCCGCCTGGTACATCTCTAGGGCCTGACTCTTCATCCCCTTCTTGTGGAGGAGGAAATCCCCCCAGTGTATGTAGATCGACTGCTGGCATCTCTTGCTGGCTCCCGGGAGCTCCTCCATCAGGTTCAGGTAGATCTCTTCCTCGTAAGCCGGCGACCTCTCGCCGTAAAACATCGCCAGCTTCAGCTGGGTGAAGATGGAGAAAGGATCCTTCTCCAGCACGCGTTTGAAGCTCTCGATGGCAGCCTCGACGGCTTCTTCTCTGACATCGCCTGGAGGGCTCCCCAACTGCTTCAGGTAGCACAGGCCAAGGTCGTGGTGTGGGAGATGGTAGCCAGGATCTAGGGCGATGGCCTTCTTCAGAATGGAAATGGTTCGGGGAAGGGATTGCGGCTTGTACAGCTTGGAGATGTTTCGGAGGACTTCGGGGTTCACGCTCTCCCGGGCAACATCGTCCGCAAGGCAGAGCGCTCTTTCCGTATCCACATCCTTAAGTACCTGAGCCAAATAAGCTTTGGCTTCATAGTTCTGTGGCTGGCGAGCAATGACttcttccagcaacttctgggcTTCTTCCCGTTGTTCAGCATTAGAGGAATGAGTCCAGGAGGCAAAAACGGAGACGGCCAGTCCAGCCTGGTACTCCTCATTGGACTCTTCTACCTCCAGCGCCTTCCGGAAACATTCTGCGGCCTCATCCCCATTCCGGAAGCCCACAGCCAGGAGGGACCAACCTTTCTGAGCGTGGATTTCAGGGATCATCGCAGAGTAAGCCTCTGGGCTGGCCAAGGACCGGCAGATGTCGTGTATGCGTCCCAGGTAGAGGTCCACCATGTCATAATTGACCAAGCGGTAGTAGACCCAGGCGTAGTTGCCGTAGGTCACCAGGGCCTGGCGGGAGAAGTTGGCAGGGTGGTCCCGCTTCAGAGCCCCCTCTGCTTCTCGGAGGCTGCCCAGGGCCTCCTCGTAGTTCCCCTGCAGGTGCTGGAGGTAGGCCCTCATGGCAAGGTAGGCGCCTCGATTGCGGTGTGGGGTGTGCTGGGCCTTTGGGGCCAGAACCTGTAGGATGTGCACTGCATCCACCTTGTCCTTGATCTCGAAATCCCAGGTGAAATGGCACTGCAAGCTCTCCAGCTTTGACCTCAGGGGTCGGCTGCagagggaagaggcaggcagggagggagacagagagattgAGAAAGCGTGAGGGACACTCTTGAAAtgatatagagtggtacctctacttacattcATACGTATCCTTCGGGATATATACACGGCAAAcacggaagtatttttctgggtttcgccgcgtgtgcatgcgcagaaatggcacctccggttgcaaattcctcgggatccgaccagagctccggaatggatcccattcgcaaccagaggtaccactatacagttcccaaacgccttgggaaTCGAACGTTCCAGCTCgtgaacgtttgaaaactgggagggagtgttccggtttttgaacgttctttcagaagccgaacatccaacggggcttccgattggctgcagcagcttcctgcagccaatcggaagctgcgctttggaagtcgaatgttttggaagttgaacggactcctggaatggattctgtccGACTTCCGAGCTACAACTGTATAATgaatgggaaaaaatgtttaaaagtacctttcagaaacaaaacaaaacaaaacccagagtcTTTTTGTTGAGGaaaattcagagggaaattcctaGGTAACAAAAagggctatttatgtatgccactactgcggcctgtgttttgttagcccccaaatcgaaattgagcgaggtcccaaccaaaggagaatggcaatttaaactgatggaatacaggCAGCTTGCAGATTCgaaatacagaataagagaataagaagtatgcatgtttaaagaagactggaaaaatgtatatgggtgaaaattgtgcacatctaaaaacgctggcagcattaagataaattcaacagtgcaaaaAAGTTTTGATGGTGTAACAATGGAATACTGACTGGTTTAGGTcatttaaaatatgcagggatgcaCGGTaggcaaaatgaaccacggaaagagaggaagggaagtccttGATTTGAGGTTGTTCAAGTTGAATGTCTTGAAATGTAAATcagaaaaatctaataaaaactataattaaaaaaagagacagaaagggTGAAGGGGTCCTGCAGGCAGGAATTATTTGCTCAAAAGGGTTCAGAGGATTTAGGATTTAGACTTGGGCGTGACCGGAATGTGGCCTCTTGCCAAAAAGGTAGGATCACATCTCTTGCCCCGCCCACTTTTACTTCTAGGCCCCGCCCACCCAGAGCAGGTGCTTCCCAATCCCCAGGTTTGGCCAAAGAGTGCCAGAATAACAGCTccatcggtagagcatgagactcttgatctcagggttgtgggttcaagccccaagttgGGTAAAAGATccccctgtattgcagggggttggactagatcaggcatccccagactgtggccctccagatgtttcggcctacaactcccatgatccctagctaagaggaccagtgttcagggatgatgggaactgtagtccaaaacatctggagggccgaagtttggggatgcctggactagatgacccatggggtcccttccaactctacagttccacgaTCTTAtctccagccctacctgtagatgccATCAGGGGACCACAGAATTTTAGAATTGCAAGGGACCCcgaggcatgggcgtacccagcgcggggtgggggggcgctgcccccctagaagcaaaaagaaaaaaaaacagaacaaaaataaataaatggaggggCGCTGCGCTGGCCAGCCCACCCGCTGCCCGCCTGGCGAtgcctgcagggccgtctctaggcccgggctgggggggggggcgccagggcgcctggccaccaggggcgctgtgGGGATGACGCGGGAGGCGATTCTCCTCTGAGGCCGCTGCTGCTGTGCGCGTCTTCCTCTGGgcacctgcagccaatcagaagctgcgggcgcCTCTGGCGCGACCCACAAGAAGAGATGGCGCCGCGCTCTTGCCCGCCCGCCTCGCGCTAGGGCCGGCAGccgtgctcctcctcctccagctgctgctctgtGCGTCGAGGGGCgcactgctgctgcctctgctgggCCGCCGGCCGCCCCATCAGGGCGGCGCCCTGGCCGCGAGTAGCACTCgctcggggggggggtgcgggggCGGATGCGCTGCTGGCCGGAGGAGCGAGTTGATGCAGACCCCCGAGTTGTGGGCCTGAGTCATGGGCCTTACGCTGCTAGGAGGGGCTGTATTGGCGTGAGAGCCGGAGCCCAGAATCGCCGCCGCGCCAGGGAGAGGAGAAGCCGGTCCCGGGCCTGCGCCCAGGGCACAGATGCTATCCGCCTGAGCCTAACCTCACAGGCGGAGCTGTGGGAGGCTCTGGGCCACGAGGGGCGGGCAAGTGACTGCTGGCATCTCATggtggggttgggagagactcctgcctgaaatcccggagagctgttgctgccagtcagtgcagacagtatggGGCTAAATGGACCGATGGTCTGATTCAGTTACAGTATAAGGCGGCTTGAGAGGCTAAATGGCGCCCAGCAATTGCTTGCTCCCAGTAATTGCTTGCTCCCAGTAATTTCTTCACTGGTCATCACAGGTATGGTTTCTGTCACAAACAGCAAGTTTCTACAGATATGAAAAAGGTGCTTGATAATATTGAGACCATTTCAGTTCTTCTCTGTGGGACAGTAGTTTTTAAACCCCAGTGCTCAAACTTCCCACTGCTGTatgttttgccagaagctgatAAGACTGCACCATGCGCAGTGACTCCCAGATCTCTAAATTTAGTTCCAAATGTTTTGAGCTGGCTTCTGACATATCTTGTTTTGAGCCAACTACTCCAAAACTGGGCAGTCTGGCCGAGGGTCTGATGACGGAAATATATCTGCAACCATGTTTGTACTGGGTCGTCTTCAGAACTGCCAAATATGGGCCAAATTGGGCCAAATACAATCTCATATCTGCTACCTTGTGTATTTTCTGAAAAGGATTGTGGGGTATGTATGCAAACATTTAAATAGAATAAAGCATAAAAGTGATATTCCTAAGAAGGAACCAAACACCCTGCAGGGCCCTGGAACAAATAACTTTCTTCACCTGCAATGCAAAGCTCCCGCTCCCGAAGTGACTGAAGCTTGTTTACTTTGAGATCTCTTGCGACTGACAGCCAGAACCAACACTTGTTTACTGGGAAAAAAGGTCCCTTCAAGAAGTCTAGAGGAGCTTGCTCTGCAGGAAAACCTTCAAGCAGATCTTGCATAGCCCTCTcttgtggatgctttagtttagattcttgcattgcagggggttggacttgatgacctgggctccgtagccccgcccacattcccactttgtggcccctcccctcccatgccttgcccccgccccttgcccccctagttttgatcctgggtacgcccttgccccgagggtcatctagtccaaccctgagatcttctgcatgcgaagcaggtgctctaaccactgagccacagctgcTGCTCTCCTGATGTCgtggggctccagctcccattgcCCCTGGCCCtggggtccagcaacatccaacttgcattgcagggggctaggctatgctttggggggggggtttccctcctcccatctctcccattctaggattctaactCCAGCTGCACAAAATGCAGAACGGGAGGTCATTAAGCAGGAGAAGGAGCCTGATCTACGCAGGAGTCACTGCTTACCTCATTTTTCCTTTCCCGGAGAGGATGTTAAATACTGTATCGCAGGAAGCAAACTTTCCGTCGCTTGCGGTCCAGCAGTCTGCAGGGCGCTACCTCGGTCTGCAAACCTTTGTCTCGCTCTCTCAGTTTATATAACAACGCAGTGAGCTCACTCCGGCAAAATAGAAACCGAAACTCAAAAGGGAGATTCGCTTCTTGCTTCTGGAGAGGAATGTTGCTTGGCGCTGCTTGCAAAGACTGCTCTGCTTGGCTGCTTGGAAAGCCTCCAAGCGCAACATTTAAGCCGGCCACTCGCGCAAATGAATAAATCACGGTTTAAACGGGAGGCCATAAGGCAAAGTTGTACCTCGGCTCTCCCCTGCAAACGATGCGGATGCGAGGCTCCTCCCGGCTCATTTTGCTTTCCATCGTTGCCTGCTCGCGCTCCCGTCCGCTCCCCACACCCACGCACCCCCAGGCTCTCCTTCCCATCCCGATCCCATGTCCAGAAGGtcgggttgttgtttagtcgtttagtcgtgtccgactcttcgtgaccccatggaccagagcacgccaggcactcctgtcttgcactgcctcccgcagtttggtcaaactcatgttggtggcttcgagaacactgtccaaccatctcgtcctctgtcgtccccttctcctagtgccctccatctttcccaacatcagggtcttttccagggagtcttctcttctcatgaggtggccaaattattggagcctcagcttcaggatctgtcattccagtgagcactcagggctgatttccttcagaatagagtggtttgatcttcttgcagtccatgggactcctccagcaccaaaaggTTAGGTTCCAAGTTGtcctccctcctgcagtttcctggTCTACAAACCCAGGTGGGATGAGAAGAACCAGGAGGAACAGGGTGGTCCTCAACTTGGAATTTAAAATTCCaataaaggaaagggggaaaaagagagaggaaattctgAGGCAGTTGATGGAAAACGAAAAATTGCTAATCACAAAGCCAAAAGATGAAGATATAAAACAGAATATTAAGAGGTTACAGACACAATTTTCGATGCTGGTAAATCAAGAAGTAGAATGGAAAATCAAGtggatgagacaaaaaaattttgaattgGCAAACAAATCAGGCAAATTGTTAGCATGGCAAATTAAGATGCGGCAGAAACAAAATTTAATTAATAAGataaaagaggagggagaagaaatagATGACCCCAAGGAGATAAGAAAGGTATTCCAGAGATTTTATAAAGGATTAtacaggaaggaaagagaagacaaaacTAAAATTGAGAATTATATCAAACAACATAGTCTACAGTCGATACCACCAGAAAGGAGAGAGCTATTGAATAGAGAAATAACAGTTGAGGAAATTGAGAAAGCGATAATGAGGATGAAAGTGGGCAAAGCACCAGGCCCGGACGGTATTGCTGCCAAATATTATAAAATGCTATCCGGACAGTTGGCACCAGTATTATGCAAAGTTATGAACAACATCCTAGAAAGTGGCATCATACCAAACACCTGGAAAGAAGCCTACGTTACGTTGATTCCGAAAAAAGACAGACCCTTTAAATGTTAAAAATTACAGACCCATATCACTTTTAAACAACGACTATAAAATCTTTGCAGACATTCTGTCGCAAAGACTGAAAGAGGTCCTGAACATAACTATCCACAGGGACCAGGCAGGCTTCTTACCAGGCCGTCAGATGAGAAACAACGtcagaaatattgtaaatatcATTGATTATTTAGAAGTCCGAAACGAAAAACAGGCGGCGCTCATGTTTGTCGACGCCGAGAAGGCGTTCGACAACGTCTCTTGGCATTTTATGCTTAAAAATCTAGAGAAATTGGGCGTGGGGGACATCTTTCTAAGAGGCATCAATGCAATATATACCGATCAAAAAGCCAAACtggtgataaataaaataaaaaaattccttcagtagcaccttaaagaccaactaagtttttattttggtatgagcttcttccgtatctgaagaagtgtgcatgcacacgatagctcataccaaaataaaaaaataaaaacttagttggtctttaaggtgctactgaaggaatttttttattttacttcgacccagaccaacacggctacctacctgtaaccagaactatggtgATAAATAATAATCTGACAGACACATTTGACATCTCCAAGGGCACTAGGCAAGGCTGCCCCTTATAACGATACTTGAAGTCCTAAACAACCAGTTAAGAGAATCGTCGCAAGTGAAGGGGGTCAAGGTCGGAAAGAAAGAATATAAGCTCAAGGCTTTTGCAGACGATTTGGCTCTGACAGTTGAACATCCAGGGAAAGTTTGCTGGAAGCACTTAAAATTATAGAAGAATTTGGAAGGGTGGCGGGGTTCAAAATTAATAAGACAAAGACGAAAGTATTGGTGAAaaatatgagaagagaagaaattgaaCAATTGGAAAAGATGATTGGAATCGAGGTAACGAAAAGagtgaaatatttaggaatctggCTGTCCACCAAAAATATCAATCTATTTAAAGATAACTATGATAACATTTGGAAGGAAATCAAAAAAGATTTGGAAAAATGGTGAAACTTAAAACTCTCCTTTATGGGAAGAATCgctgcaataaaaatgaatgttctCCCTAGACTTTTATTTCTCTTCCAAAACATACCAATAATTAAAGGAATTGGCCGATTTAAAGAGTGGCAGAAAATCTTGTCAAGATTCGTTTGGGCAGGAAAGAAACCGAGAATCAAAATGAAAATTCTAGTGGacaagaaagagaggggaggatttgCAATGCCGGAGCTGAGACTTTATTACGAGGCATCTTGCCTCTGCTGGCTCAAGGACTGGATTTTACTAGAAGGGTACCCTAGCAGGTTTGGCTGGCATGCCTACCTATGCCAGGGGAAAGTCAAAGCACATAGAGGCTTCTTGCACCATATCTTCAGAGGCCCAATCTACGAGGTATGGGAGAGGAACAAAGCCTTGCTCGagaaaaaaacaccttggtgggtaGCACCGGCAAATGTGTTGGCAATTCAGAAAATTAATATGGATAAAAAGGGGGTCACATATGAGGAAATAGTGGTTAAATCTAAAGAAGAATTTAAATTGAAGACATATGAACAAATAAAGGACAGATtggcaggatggatacaatatcacCAAATTAACGATTTGTTTATGAAAGATAGAAAGAATTTGggttttgaagaaaagaaatctaaatttcaaattGAACTTTTGGGAAATAATCAAAAAACGTTGTCTAAAATGTATGATTTATTACTATATTGGCACACAATGGATGAGGCAGTGAAGGAatcaatgataaaatgggcaattgACATTGGGCACAACATAGAATTGGAGGCATG encodes:
- the LOC118077725 gene encoding interferon-induced protein with tetratricopeptide repeats 5-like, whose protein sequence is MSRPLRSKLESLQCHFTWDFEIKDKVDAVHILQVLAPKAQHTPHRNRGAYLAMRAYLQHLQGNYEEALGSLREAEGALKRDHPANFSRQALVTYGNYAWVYYRLVNYDMVDLYLGRIHDICRSLASPEAYSAMIPEIHAQKGWSLLAVGFRNGDEAAECFRKALEVEESNEEYQAGLAVSVFASWTHSSNAEQREEAQKLLEEVIARQPQNYEAKAYLAQVLKDVDTERALCLADDVARESVNPEVLRNISKLYKPQSLPRTISILKKAIALDPGYHLPHHDLGLCYLKQLGSPPGDVREEAVEAAIESFKRVLEKDPFSIFTQLKLAMFYGERSPAYEEEIYLNLMEELPGASKRCQQSIYIHWGDFLLHKKGMKSQALEMYQAAARIPGDHAFERKQLEIRLKKLASMFREDGEMDQARAVYSFLEETGLQVRRQKSGRAQQ